One part of the Salmo salar chromosome ssa10, Ssal_v3.1, whole genome shotgun sequence genome encodes these proteins:
- the dyhc gene encoding Dynein heavy chain: MLINSHVYQHPCLSTSMFINIHVYQHPCLSTSMLINIHAYQHPCLSTSMFINIHAYQRPCLSTSMLINIHAYQHPCLSTSMFINVHVYQHPCLSTSMLINIHAYQYPCLSTSMFINIHAYQYLLIKIHVYQYLLIKIHVYQYLFIKIHVYQYLCANNMFPLMYPVTSYSHTITTSMLHIIPQSE, translated from the coding sequence ATGCTTATCAACAGCCATGTTTATCAACATCCATGCTTATCAACGTCCATGTTTATCAACATCCATGTTTATCAACATCCATGCTTATCAACGTCCATGCTTATCAACATCCATGCTTATCAACATCCATGTTTATCAACATCCATGTTTATCAACATCCATGCTTATCAACGTCCATGTTTATCAACGTCCATGCTTATCAACATCCATGCTTATCAACATCCATGTTTATCAACATCCATGTTTATCAACGTCCATGTTTATCAACATCCATGCTTATCAACATCCATGCTTATCAACATCCATGCTTATCAATATCCATGTTTATCAACATCCATGTTTATCAACATCCATGCTTATCAATATCTGTTGATCAAAATCCATGTTTATCAATATCTGTTGATCAAAATCCATGTTTATCAATATCTGTTTATCAAAATCCATGTTTATCAATATCTATGTGCCAATAACATGTTCCCACTGATGTACCCTGTAACCTCTTACAGTCATACTatcaccacctccatgcttcatatCATCCCTCAGTCTGAGTGA
- the LOC106560229 gene encoding FYN-binding protein 1 isoform X1, translating into MDQEEDFLDFKSLRAKFQDEEVLLLKQPRTKPALPEKAKVLPPPHSPTNCLPSLSSTSHTPSNSHSLPRGARPSLLSSLQGPGGIASRVIVKEEEEMVKGKDKDEGKVKLLGKKKAEAKADKGKADEMMNGGKDIVEVAVRSDLLDQKQKKEADLVMKAMKNKKVSLLSPGGSKRGIVELVDMSPPPINTTKKKGFLGIGKSVKTGKKGKVELLPFPILDIASPDLADPEPLMPLTTFGTPAPPGDIPIRTVIIPPSPAVHIVHLPPASIPAPVRDSPLPLELTHNPVFTLLPPTLKPAPAAEAITVVTPPNPILVIPDPPIIDHIPETPAETIPAPTLPVSVRPSPTPSPVPAPPSPMPAPPVTHILPAIPSPPPPVIATPSPSPPPDPTPSPPPTPPAAELEPESVVVDIAVIVETSASPLPSHTPPPPAGDPSIAPPSLQPERPVGVQERPLSALFALGRAEEMSPPKKRGSEVIFNALEKAKRKLASPLTTPTPSRPVTPTIEDLPPPPHSPSPTPVKSLPELPPIDYDDQAGAAAPTPLKPALVNGIDIRQASPMLEGIAEEGARDVLPDLFVVPPPPPRKRLPEASTRGFPPEKPPQLPSLDLTAYAVEIPVPSADSALNIPEFEDVGSDVLELEAPEFQPADLVELEVSKWGYGDYGDPEFVPLSADNIPETMPLEQKILEEGEELPEVEDQGVPEFGVEFREIPESEPGVEVPMEVLQDTVHASPFSQDPQPAAGAQAEDSTYESCGNAYEDMPSAKQKVKGQPTKKNKGSAKSKTQAPYNPYAETQLPTEETPKTGWFLKKPASETPDEKQLKKKEKQRLEKEKKEQKERERKEQKEREKKENEMKTFKITDQKEAIYQATVMVASKGHKNDLTVKNGDIVSIIRTTNCPKGKWLARDSTNTYGYISVSDVELDIKEMLEMGKTAPRAISCKNITTMVEQGGEVASMDSRISNHYPLQEDTGSFTDDSEEWAHDDDDEPLSSLTEEEPTERDHIQTMSMPEMGSREPSIHHQHTLSDASIDGIDMQARHEALQKLATFFHKPVVEEPIMRRPEEPEEEPISPMDIGPETVYLCKEEADLTLPDMVVLPPPDLYADTSDA; encoded by the exons ATGGACCAG GAAGAAGACTTTCTGGACTTCAAGTCCTTGAGGGCAAAGTTCCAGGATGAGGAAGTGTTGCTGCTGAAGCAGCCCAGGACCAAACCTGCTCTCCCTGAGAAAGCTAAAGTCCTGCCTCCTCCTCACAGCCCTACAAACTGCCTTCCTTCCCTCAGctccacatcacacacaccctccaaCTCACACTCCCTACCGCGCGGTGctcgaccctccctcctctcctccctccaggggCCAGGTGGCATCGCATCCAGAGTCATCgtcaaggaggaggaggagatggtgaAGGGCAAAGACAAGGATGAGGGGAAGGTGAAATTACTAGGTAAAAAGAAGGCAGAGGCGAAGGCTGATAAAGGGAAGGCGGATGAAATGATGAATGGAGGGAAAGATATTGTAGAAGTAGCGGTGAGGTCGGATCTGCTGGACCAGAAACAGAAGAAAGAAGCAGACCTGGTCATGAAGGCCATGAAGAACAAGAAAGTGTCCCTGCTGTCCCCTGGGGGGTCTAAGAGGGGTATTGTTGAGCTGGTAGACATGTCACCACCGCCCATAAACACAACAAAGAAGAAGGGTTTTCTGGGTATCGGGAAGTCAGTGAAAACAGGGAAGAAGGGGAAAGTTGAGCTTCTTCCTTTCCCCATACTGGACATAGCCAGCCCAGACCTGGCTGACCCTGAACCTCTCATGCCTCTAACCACCTTCGGAACCCCAGCCCCCCCTGGTGATATACCTATACGTACTGTCATTATCCCACCTTCCCCAGCAGTACACATTGTTCACTTACCCCCTGCATCGATACCTGCCCCAGTACGAGATTCCCCCTTACCCCTGGAGCTGACTCATAACCCAGTATTTACCCTGTTACCCCCCACCCTGAAACCTGCACCAGCAGCTGAAGCCATTACAGTTGTTACACCACCTAACCCCATCCTAGTGATCCCTGACCCTCCTATCATTGATCACATCCCTGAAACCCCAGCTGAAACCATCCCAGCCCCCACCCTGCCAGTATCAGTCCGCCCCAgccctaccccttcccctgtTCCTGCCCCACCCAGCCCAATGCCAGCTCCCCCAGTCACCCATATACTCCCTGCTATCCCCTCCCCACCTCCACCTGTTATCGCCactccatccccatccccaccCCCTGAccctaccccctctcctccccctacacCTCCAGCTGCTGAACTTGAACCTGAGTCTGTTGTAGTGGATATTGCTGTTATAGTCGAGACCTCTGCCTCTCCACTTCCCTctcacaccccccctcccccggcTGGTGACCCCTCAATCGCACCCCCATCCCTCCAGCCTGAGAGGCCTGTGGGGGTCCAGGAACGGCCACTCTCAGCCCTGTTCGCTTTAGGACGAGCAGAAGAGATGAGTCCACCAAAAAAAAGAGGATCAGAGGTAATCTTCAATGCTCTGGAGAAAGCTAAGAGGAAGCTCGCCAG ccctcTTACGACCCCCACCCCCTCCAGACCTGTCACGCCCACCATAGAGGAcctacccccacccccccacagcCCAAGCCCCACCCCGGTGAAATCCCTACCTGAGCTCCCACCAATCGACTACGATGACCAGGCAGGGGCGGCGGCCCCTACACCCCTGAAACCGGCCTTAGTCAACGGTATTGACATTA GGCAGGCGTCTCCTATGTTGGAGGGGATAGCAGAGGAGGGGGCAAGGGACGTCCTACCAGACCTGTTTGTGGTGCCCCCTCCTCCCCCGAGAAAGCGCCTCCCAGAGGCCTCCACCCGAGGATTCCCGCCAGAGAAACCCCCCCAACTCCCCTCCTTGGACCTGACTGCCTATG ctgTGGAGATTCCTGTTCCTTCAGCTGATTCTGCTCTCAACATTCCTGAGTTTGAGGATGTAGGATCGGATGTTCTGGAATTGGAAGCCCCGGAGTTCCAGCCTGCAGACTTAGTGGAATTAGAGGTGTCTAAGTGGGGGTACGGAGATTATGGTGACCCTGAgtttgtcccactaagcgcagaCAACATTCCAGAGACAATGCCTCTAGAACAGAAGATTCTGGAAGAGGGTGAGGAGCTTCCGGAAGTTGAGGACCAGGGAGTTCCAGAGTTTGGAGTTGAATTCAGAGAGATTCCAGAATCAGAACCGGGGGTGGAGGTTCCCATGGAGGTTCTTCAGGACACTGTCCATGCCTCCCCTTTCAGCCAGGACCCCCAGCCAGCTGCAGG AGCCCAGGCAGAAGACAGCACCTATGAGAGCTGTGGCAATGCCTATGAGGACATGCCCTCAGCCAAGCAGAAGGTCAAGGGTCAACCCACCAAGAAAAATAAAGGATCAGCGAAGAGTAAGACACAGGCACCTTACA ACCCATATGCTGAGACTCAGCTTCCG actgaaGAAACACCCAAGACTGGTTGGTTCTTGAAGAAGCCTGCCTCGGAAACCCCAGATGAGAAACAAttgaaaaagaaagaaaaacaacgtctggagaaggagaagaaagaacagaaagaaagagagaggaaagagcagaaagagagagagaagaaagaaaatgAGATGAAGACATTTAAG ataacaGATCAGAAGGAGGCTATTTACCAGGCTACAGTGATGGTAGCGTCTAAAGGACATAAGAACGACCTGACTGTGAAGAATGGGGACATAGTCAGCATCATACGGACCACAAACTGCCCGAAAGGAAAATGGCTGGCCAGGGACAGCACTAATACAT atGGATACATCTCAGTGAGCGACGTGGAGCTGGACATTAAGGAGATGTTGGAAATGGGGAAGACGGCTCCTCGCGCCATCAGCTGTAAAAACATTACCACTATGGTAgaacagggaggagaggtggCCAGTATGGACAGCAGGATATCCAATCACTACCCACTTCAGGAAGATACAGGCAGCT TCACAGACGACAGCGAGGAGTGGgcacatgatgatgatgatgaacctctctcctccctcactgaGGAAGAGCCAACAGAGAG AGACCACATCCAAACAATGTCCATGCCGGAGATGG GAAGCAGAGAGCCTAGCATCcaccaccaacacacactcaGTGATGCCAGCATAGATGGCATTGACATgca GGCGAGACATGAAGCACTTCAGAAGCTGGCCACTTTCTTCCACAAACCAGTTGTAGAGGAACCCATCATGag AAGACCTGAAGAACCTGAAGAAGAACCGATCA GCCCTATGGACATAGGACCAGAGACAGTGTACCT GTGTAAAGAGGAAGCAGATTTGACGCTTCCAGATATGGTGGTTCTTCCTCCTCCTGACCTGTATGCAGACACCAGTGACGCTTAG
- the LOC106560229 gene encoding FYN-binding protein 1 isoform X2, producing MDQEEDFLDFKSLRAKFQDEEVLLLKQPRTKPALPEKAKVLPPPHSPTNCLPSLSSTSHTPSNSHSLPRGARPSLLSSLQGPGGIASRVIVKEEEEMVKGKDKDEGKVKLLGKKKAEAKADKGKADEMMNGGKDIVEVAVRSDLLDQKQKKEADLVMKAMKNKKVSLLSPGGSKRGIVELVDMSPPPINTTKKKGFLGIGKSVKTGKKGKVELLPFPILDIASPDLADPEPLMPLTTFGTPAPPGDIPIRTVIIPPSPAVHIVHLPPASIPAPVRDSPLPLELTHNPVFTLLPPTLKPAPAAEAITVVTPPNPILVIPDPPIIDHIPETPAETIPAPTLPVSVRPSPTPSPVPAPPSPMPAPPVTHILPAIPSPPPPVIATPSPSPPPDPTPSPPPTPPAAELEPESVVVDIAVIVETSASPLPSHTPPPPAGDPSIAPPSLQPERPVGVQERPLSALFALGRAEEMSPPKKRGSEVIFNALEKAKRKLASPLTTPTPSRPVTPTIEDLPPPPHSPSPTPVKSLPELPPIDYDDQAGAAAPTPLKPALVNGIDIRQASPMLEGIAEEGARDVLPDLFVVPPPPPRKRLPEASTRGFPPEKPPQLPSLDLTAYAVEIPVPSADSALNIPEFEDVGSDVLELEAPEFQPADLVELEVSKWGYGDYGDPEFVPLSADNIPETMPLEQKILEEGEELPEVEDQGVPEFGVEFREIPESEPGVEVPMEVLQDTVHASPFSQDPQPAAGAQAEDSTYESCGNAYEDMPSAKQKVKGQPTKKNKGSAKSKTQAPYNPYAETQLPTEETPKTGWFLKKPASETPDEKQLKKKEKQRLEKEKKEQKERERKEQKEREKKENEMKTFKITDQKEAIYQATVMVASKGHKNDLTVKNGDIVSIIRTTNCPKGKWLARDSTNTYGYISVSDVELDIKEMLEMGKTAPRAISCKNITTMVEQGGEVASMDSRISNHYPLQEDTGSFTDDSEEWAHDDDDEPLSSLTEEEPTERDHIQTMSMPEMGSREPSIHHQHTLSDASIDGIDMQARHEALQKLATFFHKPVVEEPIMRPEEPEEEPISPMDIGPETVYLCKEEADLTLPDMVVLPPPDLYADTSDA from the exons ATGGACCAG GAAGAAGACTTTCTGGACTTCAAGTCCTTGAGGGCAAAGTTCCAGGATGAGGAAGTGTTGCTGCTGAAGCAGCCCAGGACCAAACCTGCTCTCCCTGAGAAAGCTAAAGTCCTGCCTCCTCCTCACAGCCCTACAAACTGCCTTCCTTCCCTCAGctccacatcacacacaccctccaaCTCACACTCCCTACCGCGCGGTGctcgaccctccctcctctcctccctccaggggCCAGGTGGCATCGCATCCAGAGTCATCgtcaaggaggaggaggagatggtgaAGGGCAAAGACAAGGATGAGGGGAAGGTGAAATTACTAGGTAAAAAGAAGGCAGAGGCGAAGGCTGATAAAGGGAAGGCGGATGAAATGATGAATGGAGGGAAAGATATTGTAGAAGTAGCGGTGAGGTCGGATCTGCTGGACCAGAAACAGAAGAAAGAAGCAGACCTGGTCATGAAGGCCATGAAGAACAAGAAAGTGTCCCTGCTGTCCCCTGGGGGGTCTAAGAGGGGTATTGTTGAGCTGGTAGACATGTCACCACCGCCCATAAACACAACAAAGAAGAAGGGTTTTCTGGGTATCGGGAAGTCAGTGAAAACAGGGAAGAAGGGGAAAGTTGAGCTTCTTCCTTTCCCCATACTGGACATAGCCAGCCCAGACCTGGCTGACCCTGAACCTCTCATGCCTCTAACCACCTTCGGAACCCCAGCCCCCCCTGGTGATATACCTATACGTACTGTCATTATCCCACCTTCCCCAGCAGTACACATTGTTCACTTACCCCCTGCATCGATACCTGCCCCAGTACGAGATTCCCCCTTACCCCTGGAGCTGACTCATAACCCAGTATTTACCCTGTTACCCCCCACCCTGAAACCTGCACCAGCAGCTGAAGCCATTACAGTTGTTACACCACCTAACCCCATCCTAGTGATCCCTGACCCTCCTATCATTGATCACATCCCTGAAACCCCAGCTGAAACCATCCCAGCCCCCACCCTGCCAGTATCAGTCCGCCCCAgccctaccccttcccctgtTCCTGCCCCACCCAGCCCAATGCCAGCTCCCCCAGTCACCCATATACTCCCTGCTATCCCCTCCCCACCTCCACCTGTTATCGCCactccatccccatccccaccCCCTGAccctaccccctctcctccccctacacCTCCAGCTGCTGAACTTGAACCTGAGTCTGTTGTAGTGGATATTGCTGTTATAGTCGAGACCTCTGCCTCTCCACTTCCCTctcacaccccccctcccccggcTGGTGACCCCTCAATCGCACCCCCATCCCTCCAGCCTGAGAGGCCTGTGGGGGTCCAGGAACGGCCACTCTCAGCCCTGTTCGCTTTAGGACGAGCAGAAGAGATGAGTCCACCAAAAAAAAGAGGATCAGAGGTAATCTTCAATGCTCTGGAGAAAGCTAAGAGGAAGCTCGCCAG ccctcTTACGACCCCCACCCCCTCCAGACCTGTCACGCCCACCATAGAGGAcctacccccacccccccacagcCCAAGCCCCACCCCGGTGAAATCCCTACCTGAGCTCCCACCAATCGACTACGATGACCAGGCAGGGGCGGCGGCCCCTACACCCCTGAAACCGGCCTTAGTCAACGGTATTGACATTA GGCAGGCGTCTCCTATGTTGGAGGGGATAGCAGAGGAGGGGGCAAGGGACGTCCTACCAGACCTGTTTGTGGTGCCCCCTCCTCCCCCGAGAAAGCGCCTCCCAGAGGCCTCCACCCGAGGATTCCCGCCAGAGAAACCCCCCCAACTCCCCTCCTTGGACCTGACTGCCTATG ctgTGGAGATTCCTGTTCCTTCAGCTGATTCTGCTCTCAACATTCCTGAGTTTGAGGATGTAGGATCGGATGTTCTGGAATTGGAAGCCCCGGAGTTCCAGCCTGCAGACTTAGTGGAATTAGAGGTGTCTAAGTGGGGGTACGGAGATTATGGTGACCCTGAgtttgtcccactaagcgcagaCAACATTCCAGAGACAATGCCTCTAGAACAGAAGATTCTGGAAGAGGGTGAGGAGCTTCCGGAAGTTGAGGACCAGGGAGTTCCAGAGTTTGGAGTTGAATTCAGAGAGATTCCAGAATCAGAACCGGGGGTGGAGGTTCCCATGGAGGTTCTTCAGGACACTGTCCATGCCTCCCCTTTCAGCCAGGACCCCCAGCCAGCTGCAGG AGCCCAGGCAGAAGACAGCACCTATGAGAGCTGTGGCAATGCCTATGAGGACATGCCCTCAGCCAAGCAGAAGGTCAAGGGTCAACCCACCAAGAAAAATAAAGGATCAGCGAAGAGTAAGACACAGGCACCTTACA ACCCATATGCTGAGACTCAGCTTCCG actgaaGAAACACCCAAGACTGGTTGGTTCTTGAAGAAGCCTGCCTCGGAAACCCCAGATGAGAAACAAttgaaaaagaaagaaaaacaacgtctggagaaggagaagaaagaacagaaagaaagagagaggaaagagcagaaagagagagagaagaaagaaaatgAGATGAAGACATTTAAG ataacaGATCAGAAGGAGGCTATTTACCAGGCTACAGTGATGGTAGCGTCTAAAGGACATAAGAACGACCTGACTGTGAAGAATGGGGACATAGTCAGCATCATACGGACCACAAACTGCCCGAAAGGAAAATGGCTGGCCAGGGACAGCACTAATACAT atGGATACATCTCAGTGAGCGACGTGGAGCTGGACATTAAGGAGATGTTGGAAATGGGGAAGACGGCTCCTCGCGCCATCAGCTGTAAAAACATTACCACTATGGTAgaacagggaggagaggtggCCAGTATGGACAGCAGGATATCCAATCACTACCCACTTCAGGAAGATACAGGCAGCT TCACAGACGACAGCGAGGAGTGGgcacatgatgatgatgatgaacctctctcctccctcactgaGGAAGAGCCAACAGAGAG AGACCACATCCAAACAATGTCCATGCCGGAGATGG GAAGCAGAGAGCCTAGCATCcaccaccaacacacactcaGTGATGCCAGCATAGATGGCATTGACATgca GGCGAGACATGAAGCACTTCAGAAGCTGGCCACTTTCTTCCACAAACCAGTTGTAGAGGAACCCATCATGag ACCTGAAGAACCTGAAGAAGAACCGATCA GCCCTATGGACATAGGACCAGAGACAGTGTACCT GTGTAAAGAGGAAGCAGATTTGACGCTTCCAGATATGGTGGTTCTTCCTCCTCCTGACCTGTATGCAGACACCAGTGACGCTTAG